In the genome of Candidatus Neomarinimicrobiota bacterium, one region contains:
- a CDS encoding DUF6789 family protein, protein MKSLNYQKAVIAGIAGTLAFTAVLLIGPMMGMPKMDMGQMLGPMNPMVKMPYWTGWVMHFMIGIVLTGIYGAFFLNILPSNSWKRGLVWALIPFVMVQLTLVPMMGMGVFSGGDVKMIVGSLMTHLAYGAVAGLVYGDGNAAES, encoded by the coding sequence ATGAAAAGCTTAAACTACCAAAAGGCTGTGATAGCCGGTATTGCGGGCACGCTGGCTTTCACCGCCGTATTATTAATCGGTCCCATGATGGGCATGCCAAAAATGGACATGGGTCAGATGCTCGGGCCCATGAACCCCATGGTGAAAATGCCCTACTGGACAGGCTGGGTCATGCATTTCATGATCGGTATCGTGCTGACAGGAATATACGGGGCCTTTTTCCTGAACATACTTCCGTCTAACAGTTGGAAGCGGGGGCTTGTCTGGGCACTCATTCCGTTTGTCATGGTCCAATTGACGTTGGTACCCATGATGGGTATGGGAGTGTTCTCCGGCGGCGATGTGAAAATGATCGTCGGCAGTCTCATGACTCATCTGGCTTACGGCGCCGTCGCCGGCCTCGTCTATGGTGACGGTAACGCCGCAGAGTCCTGA
- a CDS encoding formate/nitrite transporter family protein — AGMVNDSSSFLNQVVNAKMNAPAIELLARAILCNWLVCLALWMSARTQNDVAKAIVIFWCLFAFIAAGFEHSVANMTLFSIALLGKHPESVSLLGMGYNLFWVTLGNLLSGGLFMALGYWLYSDTRRSPGDEDTGYRRRA, encoded by the coding sequence GCGGGAATGGTCAATGACAGCTCGTCCTTCCTCAACCAGGTTGTGAACGCCAAAATGAACGCGCCGGCTATTGAGCTCCTGGCACGAGCCATACTTTGCAACTGGCTAGTTTGCCTTGCCTTGTGGATGTCGGCACGGACACAGAACGACGTAGCCAAAGCGATTGTTATCTTTTGGTGCCTGTTTGCCTTTATCGCCGCCGGGTTTGAACATTCCGTTGCCAATATGACACTGTTTTCCATTGCCCTTCTCGGCAAACATCCCGAATCCGTGAGTCTCTTGGGTATGGGCTATAATTTGTTCTGGGTAACGCTCGGTAATCTACTTTCAGGCGGCCTGTTCATGGCGCTCGGCTACTGGCTGTATTCTGACACTAGAAGGAGTCCGGGCGACGAAGATACGGGATATAGAAGAAGAGCCTGA
- a CDS encoding hemerythrin domain-containing protein: MSPTDQLKVEHEAIQSMLDILERICEKLDSEEDVDTTHPDKIIEFFRVFADKCHHGKEEAHLFPAMEQAGIPRHGGPVGVMLVEHDTGRAYVKGMAEGAKSYTPGEPGSSAQFVENAKHYIELLRQHIDKENNVLFPMADASIPLDRQTELLKDFDRVEHEVVGEGQHEKFHRLLEELQSIYAT; the protein is encoded by the coding sequence ATGAGTCCCACAGATCAGCTGAAAGTGGAACATGAGGCGATCCAGTCAATGCTGGATATTTTGGAAAGAATTTGTGAGAAGTTGGATTCAGAAGAGGATGTTGACACGACACATCCGGACAAAATCATTGAGTTTTTCAGAGTGTTTGCCGACAAGTGTCATCACGGGAAGGAAGAAGCGCACCTTTTTCCCGCCATGGAACAGGCGGGAATTCCCCGCCATGGAGGACCTGTCGGGGTTATGCTGGTTGAACACGACACCGGCCGTGCATACGTAAAGGGAATGGCCGAAGGTGCCAAAAGCTACACACCGGGTGAACCTGGCAGTTCCGCTCAATTCGTCGAAAATGCAAAGCATTACATAGAACTCTTGAGACAGCATATTGACAAGGAAAACAATGTCCTCTTTCCCATGGCCGACGCATCGATTCCACTGGACCGGCAGACAGAGCTTTTGAAAGATTTTGACCGGGTGGAACATGAAGTGGTGGGCGAAGGTCAACACGAGAAGTTTCACAGGCTGTTAGAAGAGCTTCAAAGCATCTACGCAACGTAG